A segment of the Corylus avellana chromosome ca2, CavTom2PMs-1.0 genome:
CAAGATATTTGCTTTTAGTAGCAAATATAAGGTGACTCATACAGTATAACAGATTACGATCGAATAATTTGTTTGTAAATCATCTCCcattttaattaagtatttaaTGTGTTGATAAATTGTCATTTCAAGGCTGATGATATTTGACTATTagaaagctatatatattttagctatGTGTAGCTGTTTAAATCAACGTCTCTCATGCGTGGTCACACCCATGTGGATCAATCACAAGGGTGAGTTCCATGATCACCAGTGGCAGAGCTAGGATTTCAATTTACGAGGGGCAAGATTAAGAGTTCGTATATATGGATTTGTGGTATCAAAAATTGCCATTAAAAACAGTTTTAATacgtgtgatttgaaaacacaatttaTCTCTTAAATGAAAAacacaattaaatttatctcttaaatgaaaaaagaaaagaaaattaaaacaaataagtTGTCAGCTATCCAAAATCCTACGATGGCCATTTGTCCATGTGAAAAGTGTTATTTGCTTGTTGAAACACATGTGGACTTGGAcgtaaaataattaagttacTTCCAAAGCCTCCAGCACCATTCACTAAGATGTCTCTCTCTGGAGATAACCTGCAGATTCACTTGAAGGGAAAATGAGGAAAAGCATGGATGAGCCAGCAAGATGTTGTTTTGCAGCTCTCTCAATTGTACATGCCAGGGAGAGAGATTctaaaggaaaaagagagaaacagaggaagattagaagagagaaaaaggacaCGAgctttgtgggttttttttttttttttttttcctttctttttgtcttaCTGAGCGACAGCCAAACATAAGGGTGAGGCACTTCTTTTTCTGGGTAAGCAAGGTCTAAATGTATCCTTGgttaagggtattttaggtaGGTGAGAGGGGGCATATGCCCCCTCTCAACCCCGCTGGCCTTGGCTCCGCCGTTGTCCATGACTTAATTACATGCGTGCAACATAACCCTATATAGCTAGCTCCATTGAAATGTACTTATAAAACACAATTActagttaatcaaaatcaagatATTTGCTTTCACTGGCAGAGCTAGAATTTGAGTTTTCAATAGATAAactcgaaaaagaaaaaaataataattaaaaatattaaaaacacaagGGCTTGTTCAACTTCATATTAAAACCTTAGAACGGAAGGTATCAATTAAACCTTTCTCCTcgataagaaatattttaactCTGATTTAATAGTTGCCATAAAAATACTCGTGACACATAAGACTTGCATTAGAGTCAATGTGTTTAAATGTAATCCCCCAGGTTTTATAAGGTAATTCCATGTTGGAAAacattgaaaacattttacaccGAATAACAAGCTTCAAAATCACATATAACCATAAAAAGATTTAAAGATAATTTTGGTATTAAAGATTAATTTCTATAGTAGATTTGTTTTTAACATAGAAGGGAATGAAttaactttctttcttctttcttttttaacccTAGACGTGACGCGCTTATTAACTTCACTTTAATGATAATTATTAAGGGTACTTATGGCAgggctctataaatagagcttgAACTTATACTCCAAAGCATGTTCATTTCATATTTGCAGAAAAGAAATTAACGATTAGTGCTCTTTATATAgttcaaaagagaattaatggagaagaaaatgatGGGTTGTGTTGTATTGGCCTTTGGGTTGATGTTTTTGGCCTTAAATGCAAGTGGGAGACCTTCGAATGACATATCATGCACAGATGCTGTAATAGATTTGTTGCCGTGCCAGTCGTTTTTGGTGAGTTATGGCCCAGCGTTGCCCACTGATGCCTGCTGTCAAGGTGCACAGGCTGTGCTGAACCAGGCTACCACCATTGAAATACGCAAATCTCTATGCGAGTGTTTCAAAAAGGTTGGAAAAGATATGAATGTTAACCCTGAGAAAGCTAAACAACTTCCCTCTCTCTGCAAGATCGACACTCCCGTACCCATTGACATTGACCCCAATATGGACTGCAGCAAGtatataatctctctctctctctctctctctctctcaatttgcAAGtgaaaatatgcatgttttttattcatttaactAATATGTTTTCCTTCGTTACACGTGCAGAATCCAATGATGCCCTCAAGAGAGATGTCAGTGAAATAAACTTGGGGAAGAAGGAGCAATTTAATTATCCAAATGTATCGTGTTGAAAAAAAACATGGAGCTGGACTGTTTTCGCTGTCTTAGCTTACACATTTATGAAAAATAGTAAtctaaatgaataaaataattcctAGTTTATTTGCAATGCTCTCAATATATTTGGCCTGATGTTGTTTACTCTACTCTTTTGAATGATCCCTCCAAATATAGAGTAAGAACACAGGAGATGGAGTAGAAATTAATCTGACACATGATAGCTGTGCCCCTTGGTCAAAATCATTTTTGGTTTCATCAGTTCAGATGAACGAGTAGTAGTGGATAGTCCTTCCATATATTACGTTACTACAACCAAGCAAAGAcagtttaattatttaaaccAGTGAATTTTGggacttaatatatatatatatatatatatatatatatgcattttaaaggcaaattttgtgttaaatcactaattttatcatttcaattaaatattttatgtgtttatcTCACTTACTAAATAAGAGTTTGAATCCGCATAAAAGAGGGAGtgtcaaaatattaattaaaattaatgacTAGATTCACCATTTTCAACAAACTtaattaagcttttggaataaatataTAGTGATATAGCATAGTATCATAGTATATAGAAATCATTAGTTTCAATATTCTCGTCTTTATaatttcctttcaatttcaattaaatatgtcATATGTTAGTGAGGTGTTATTCCAATTAAGGAAGACAATATCATACCATTAGAGAGCTATATTTGCCCAAagtttacaaaatatttatttaattgctttgtaattgaataaatattttgtaaactttccattttcttagcatttatttattttgtacgtttttccatttcaattttgaacattgaataacacagagcaaaagttctgaagcaaccatagccgaaATTACAAGGTTACAAGCTTTTGCATAACACAaagcttttgttttgtgttatttGAGCTTTATACTTGTTTATCAATAAATAAGATTGAACTGAttcatttgtttaaaaaaaattgaacattgAACACAATCTTAGCTAGTGTAGCATAATTCCTAGagaaataacaaaaatcattcttcatttcatctttcaCCTATCTCTATATAGTGAATAGGTgaattcactattaaatttgtttggGATCCATATGAATcaataaattcaatggtagatctATTgaagttgtaaaaaaaaaaaaaggatagttAAAAGAATGAGGTGTAACATGCATCTAATTCCtatattttaaaagttgaaataaattttatatttagtcCAGGCATGGACATGTGTAacataattaagattgaatGTTGAAGCAATCTATGTCTCATGCAAACGATCCAATTGGCATTTAATTTATTGACGTCCAGAATTTTGGCTACCCAAATCCAATGCTCATCAAAGGCAAAAAAAGATATCTACCCACAGCGTTCAATAATGGAACGTTCAAGATTAAtgggttttatttaattaagaatatttttaaaattatttgattcatttatttattgcatgctatcaattttttaagccttatttatttcaaaatgttagagattaatgctttttttttaaaaaaaaaaaaaaaaaaattactgaattACCATAATTAGGGagccttaattaaataatatttacgGTAATTAggactttaatttattttttatgaaaattgttttattaatattcattaATTGAGTGCCTTATTTACTAAATTGcaggcattttttaaattacttatttaccataattataattagagtGCCTTAAACAGCATCCTACTCGATCCGCTTAAGGGTGGAGCTTGCCTTATAGAGGTACCCATGCAGTAGAACACCCTTAATTACAAGCagattctctccatttttctGTATCTAAGAAAAAGTCCATCTACAGTacttccaaaagcttaaaaaagatGGAGCAGAAAATGatgagttttatatatatatatNNNNNNNNNNNNNNNNNNNNNNNNNNNNNNNNNNNNNNNNNNNNNNNNNNNNNNNNNNNNNNNNNNNNNNNNNNNNNNNNNNNNNNNNNNNNNNNNNNNNtattattaaattaattttttaatttattattattttattttatatttattttttaaaatatatataatatatttttttttaatgggacaCGTGGCAAAATTTAAACCATTGGATGAACAAAAAAACCCATAAGCAATTTCCCAGCCATTGCTGGGATCCTGATCCAGAACAAAAGCCTTACCTTTGCTTGACCCGTGTAGAGGAACGCACTAGTCAGAGTCAAGCCCCAGCTACCCaactataaataaaaataataataataaaggatgAGAGCAACGAAAGTAAAATAAGGACCTTAAACCATTGTATCTCTGACTGCATGTGAAGGGCTTCCCCAGGCCTGTCCCTCAGCGGATGCTTATCCTGGTACGCAGCTTGATGCAAAATGCTGTCTTCATCTATGTTGATCTTCCTCCCAATCCTTAATAACGGAGGAGGCAAACGTTGGAGACGATCCAAGATTTCTTTCCTTCGACATCTTGCTGCAATATGAAATATGTTCTCCAGTCGGTCATTTATGACCTCAGTTGCCTGAGGATACACTTCAAGAATGAGGTTTACAATCTCTATGATCCCATTTCTTGCGGCTGAAATTATTGGAGGCTCAGAAAATGAACACTTAGCGACATCCTTAGGTTTCTTCTCAAGGTCGTCTTTGCGCATCCATGTATCGTCTGCTATACGTAGAATTCGGGCAAGTTTTAGCACACTCTTTTGTCGCTTTTTTATGTCCCACAGTCTTTTAATGGGTGGCAATCCTATTAACAGCCCATGACAGAGAGCAAGGTGAGATTAGCTTTCCACAGAGAATCATTCAACTAATCCACATGGTAAGTGCCTATGAGCCTATCTGCATGTGAATATCTGTATGGAAAGAAAATAGGTTGTACCTTGAGCTATGCACCTCCAAACAATGTAGTATCTCCTTGAAATCGCTGCAAATTTGCGTAACTTACATGATTAATTAGGGAAAGATTATtggttattgaaaaaaaaaaaaaaaacatagaacgGCATTGTGTAAGATGGTTTGTGTTTCATTGACGATAATATATCCAGAgctaaggaaaaaaatttcgCAATGACAGTTTCGGTATCAAATTCTTTTGCAGGAATTTGATTACTAGCTAGCTAACAAAAAATAGTGTTGCTCATATTCACTTGCAGGTGTGCTCATTTCTGCTTATTTTTAGACTTGTAAGAAAACAATAAAGTAATGGTGGTCGGCGGACCCACCCCTCCACCCAACAAGAGGGGTGGCCAGCCCCAGCTGAGGGTGGCTCATGCAGGTGGCTTGCACCAGCCACCCCCTTGTTTGGGTTGGCCGAAGCGACCCACTGTACCTGTGGTGTCCTCGCAAGCtatcttttttttggggtggccgcCTAACAAATGAAGTGCTCATCctctacaaaaaaacaatttttttcttactggaattttctgacgtggcgttTCTGACTTGTGTCGATTGTCAGAAACATagatgtcaggaaaaaaaatttcctgacgtgtgagtgggtaaaacgtcagaaaattctgacgtgtgaaGTTCTGCaacgtcaaaaaatttcctgacgttgCAGTTctcccacgtcagaaaattgaaaaattaaataatttttaaaaaaaaaaaatttctggaatttttaattattaattaaattaaattatcacgcacggcagctccctcacgcTGCCGTACGTGCAGATCTGTGTTTCTCGAGAAACACAGATCAATCTGCACGATCTGCACCATGGTGAGAGctggagaaaattttctccagctctcacttttctctctctctcttctaatcttctcttcttcttcctcttcttctgatcttctccttttcttttttttcttcttcttcttctctttctccctttctttttcttctgcagcTTCTCCTCTtattctcttctccctttctttttctttttcttcttctcttctccggccttttctttttcttctccttcttctgctttcttgaATCTGCCGTGGAGAGAATGGAGATATATTGAGAGAGTGggaaaaacaaatgaagaggCATGGGGCGCCAggggaaagaaaagataaaaaacaaaaaaaattcaaacgcGCGCCAGGCCTAGGTGCGTTGCGCACGAGGAAAtgaaaatttcctgacgtgccatgtttggcacgtcagaaaaccactctagaaaaaaaattatctaaaaaaaaaaattatctgcacatatatatatatatgttttaatttaaatatattttctgacgtggtaattcNNNNNNNNNNNNNNNNNNNNNNNNNNNNNNNNNNNNNNNNNNNNNNNNNNNNNNNNNNNNNNNNNNNNNNNNNNNNNNNNNNNNNNNNNNNNNNNNNNNNNNNNNNNNNNNNNNNNNNNNNNNAAAATTCTGATGTGGTAATtcaccacgtcagaatttttctgacatggcagtgtgccacgtcagaatttttctgacgtggtaacttttgccacgtcagaaaatataaataatttttaaatatttaaaatcgtTAAAATTTTCCAGACATTCCAATTTTTAGcatgtcagaattttctgacgtgtttgttttgacacgtcagaaaattctgacgtgccattgttcacacatcagaaaattaatttatgacgTTTTAAAATTCACCCGTCAGAAATTTTCTAACATGGCAACAAAAcatgtactgtagccacgtcagaaaataccattttttttgttgggggaGTGGCTGTGTGAACTACTCTCTTTCCAAAACTATATAATTACAacattta
Coding sequences within it:
- the LOC132170370 gene encoding non-specific lipid-transfer protein AP10-like; translation: MEKKMMGCVVLAFGLMFLALNASGRPSNDISCTDAVIDLLPCQSFLVSYGPALPTDACCQGAQAVLNQATTIEIRKSLCECFKKVGKDMNVNPEKAKQLPSLCKIDTPVPIDIDPNMDCSKIQ